A single region of the Gopherus evgoodei ecotype Sinaloan lineage chromosome 3, rGopEvg1_v1.p, whole genome shotgun sequence genome encodes:
- the LOC115648154 gene encoding rho-related GTP-binding protein RhoB gives MAAIRKKLVVVGDGACGKTCLLIVFSKDEFPEVYVPTVFENYVADIEVDSKQVELALWDTAGQEDYDRLRPLSYPDTDVILMCFSVDSPDSLENIPEKWVPEVKHFCPNVPIILVANKKDLRNDEHVRNELARMKQEPVRTEDGRAMAVRIQAYDYLECSAKTKEGVREVFETATRAALQKRYGAPSGCLNCCKVL, from the coding sequence ATGGCCGCGATCCGCAAgaagctggtggtggtgggggacggGGCGTGCGGCAAGACCTGCCTGCTGATCGTCTTCAGCAAGGACGAGTTCCCCGAGGTCTACGTGCCCACCGTCTTCGAGAACTACGTGGCGGACATCGAGGTGGACAGCAAGCaggtggagctggccctgtgggaCACGGCCGGCCAGGAGGACTACGACCGCCTGCGGCCCCTCTCCTACCCGGACACCGACGTGATCCTCATGTGCTTCTCGGTGGACAGCCCGGACTCGCTGGAGAACATCCCGGAGAAGTGGGTGCCCGAGGTCAAGCACTTCTGCCCCAACGTGCCCATCATCCTGGTGGCCAACAAGAAGGACCTGCGCAACGACGAGCACGTCCGCAACGAGCTGGCCCGCATGAAGCAGGAGCCCGTGCGCACCGAGGACGGGCGGGCCATGGCCGTCCGCATCCAGGCCTACGACTACCTGGAGTGCTCGGCCAAGACCAAGGAGGGGGTCCGCGAGGTCTTCGAGACGGCCACCCGCGCCGCCCTGCAGAAGCGCTACGGCGCCCCGAGCGGCTGCCTCAACTGCTGCAAGGTGCTATAG